One Curtobacterium sp. MCLR17_032 genomic window carries:
- a CDS encoding amidohydrolase family protein: MPGKIDVHQHLLPPRYFEALAAAGSRAMGVGAPGQAQPATGGSAQWDPWGDSGGTAPRRGPRAIGGWSMPEWSPGAAIAMMDEAGIETGMLSISAPGVHFGDDAAARELARELNDHQAELVREQPDRFGHFAVLPLPDFDGAVAEAVRALDELHADGVLLLSNAHGRYLGDPAYEPLWTELAARSAVVFVHPTAPPIQQLPGMPTALLDFPFDTTRTAVDLVAHGVFDRHPELRVILSHAGGFLPYAASRFSAAAMFNPGTTPEGIQAGLRKFYFDTALSATPASLPSLLAFAEPGHVLYGSDFPYAHPDWTARFDHCLETYDGPGAERLGDVHRSAAEHLFPRLA; this comes from the coding sequence ATGCCAGGGAAGATCGACGTGCACCAGCACCTGCTCCCGCCCCGCTACTTCGAGGCGCTCGCCGCGGCAGGATCGCGAGCGATGGGCGTCGGCGCCCCGGGGCAGGCGCAGCCCGCGACGGGCGGGAGCGCCCAGTGGGATCCGTGGGGGGACAGCGGCGGGACGGCACCGCGTCGTGGTCCTCGGGCGATCGGCGGCTGGTCGATGCCGGAGTGGAGCCCCGGGGCGGCGATCGCGATGATGGACGAGGCGGGCATCGAGACGGGCATGCTGTCGATCAGCGCCCCGGGTGTCCACTTCGGTGACGACGCCGCGGCCCGCGAACTCGCCCGCGAACTGAACGACCACCAGGCCGAACTGGTCCGGGAGCAGCCGGACCGCTTCGGGCACTTCGCGGTGCTGCCGCTGCCGGACTTCGACGGTGCCGTCGCCGAAGCCGTGCGTGCACTCGACGAGCTCCACGCCGACGGTGTGCTCCTGCTGTCGAACGCGCACGGGCGGTACCTCGGCGATCCCGCGTACGAGCCGCTGTGGACCGAGCTCGCGGCACGCTCGGCCGTGGTCTTCGTCCATCCCACCGCTCCGCCGATCCAGCAGTTGCCCGGCATGCCCACGGCACTGCTCGACTTCCCGTTCGACACCACCCGGACCGCCGTCGACCTCGTCGCCCACGGCGTGTTCGACCGGCACCCGGAGCTCCGAGTGATCCTCTCGCACGCCGGCGGGTTCCTGCCCTACGCCGCGAGTCGGTTCAGCGCCGCCGCGATGTTCAACCCAGGCACCACGCCGGAGGGCATCCAAGCGGGGCTGCGCAAGTTCTACTTCGACACGGCCCTGTCGGCGACACCCGCGTCTCTGCCGTCACTCCTGGCCTTCGCGGAGCCGGGTCACGTGCTCTACGGCAGCGACTTCCCCTACGCGCACCCGGACTGGACCGCTCGTTTCGACCACTGCCTGGAGACCTACGACGGTCCTGGCGCGGAGCGGCTCGGGGACGTGCACCGTTCCGCGGCCGAGCACCTCTTCCCCCGCTTGGCGTGA
- a CDS encoding MBL fold metallo-hydrolase, whose product MELTKHTHATVVLCDGDRSVLLDPGAYTSASADLVAAADAVLVTHDHPDHFDAEVLSAALDAQPELRVWAPASVVDALGAHDGRVVAVSPGDTVTAGGFEVRVFGGDHAVIHADLPPMTNVGFLVDGRVFHPGDAYSAPGVPVETLLVPTSGPWAKLGELVDFVRAVQPTRAVQIHDLMLSEVGKGSFAQFAGQLTGIDLVTVADGETITV is encoded by the coding sequence ATGGAACTCACCAAGCACACCCACGCGACCGTGGTCCTCTGCGACGGCGACCGCAGCGTCCTGCTCGACCCGGGTGCCTACACGTCGGCGTCCGCGGACCTCGTCGCCGCAGCCGATGCCGTGCTCGTCACCCACGACCACCCCGACCACTTCGACGCCGAGGTCCTCAGCGCAGCACTCGACGCGCAGCCCGAGCTCCGCGTCTGGGCGCCGGCCTCCGTCGTGGACGCGCTCGGTGCGCACGACGGCCGGGTGGTCGCCGTCTCCCCCGGTGACACGGTCACGGCGGGCGGCTTCGAGGTCCGCGTGTTCGGGGGCGACCACGCCGTGATCCACGCCGACCTGCCGCCGATGACGAACGTCGGCTTCCTGGTGGACGGCCGCGTGTTCCACCCGGGAGACGCGTACTCGGCGCCGGGTGTGCCGGTGGAGACGCTGCTCGTGCCGACCTCCGGCCCGTGGGCGAAGCTCGGCGAGCTCGTCGACTTCGTGCGTGCCGTGCAGCCGACGCGGGCGGTGCAGATCCACGACCTGATGCTCAGCGAGGTCGGCAAGGGGTCGTTCGCGCAGTTCGCCGGGCAGCTCACCGGCATCGACCTGGTGACGGTCGCCGACGGTGAGACGATCACGGTCTGA
- a CDS encoding GMC family oxidoreductase, with amino-acid sequence MRLEHQRRYGEDEIVDAVVVGTGAGGAPLLASLARAGLRVVALEAGRNTEPGDHLPDEVEAPADINWMEERISGGGAPTAFGPNNSGTGVGGSTLHWGAFTPRPSAHDLHLATESGKGHDWPIDHAELIRYIEQVEHDVGVAGPEHYPWDPSRRYSMRPPGRNASSDMMMRGAAAVGITATDAPVALTTEDRHQEHHGLRHACVSCGSCHQGCRNGAKVSMDTTYLPAAVAFGAEIRPEAFVHGIELDARGEVEAVVYRQDGRDHRQRTRALVLAAGGVETPRLLLHTGLANSSDQVGRNFTAHGATQVWARFDESMRSYRGYPSSIITEDFVRPSDADFAGGYLIQSLGVQPLTFATSLVRGGGLRGAALVKAMRDYPQMAGVGINAECLPYEDNRLVLGEEVDEHGIRKATITFTPGENEDAIGRHAVRTMTAIIEAAGGKDVRVLERTAHTIGTARMGADADSSVVDAAGRSWDVPNLWVCDNSVFPSAVIANPALTIMALSLRTADRMLRGDAAADRAAGLVVAA; translated from the coding sequence ATGAGGCTCGAACACCAGCGTCGCTACGGCGAGGACGAGATCGTGGACGCGGTCGTCGTCGGCACCGGAGCGGGCGGCGCACCGCTGCTCGCCAGTCTGGCGCGAGCGGGCCTCCGGGTCGTCGCCCTCGAAGCCGGCCGCAACACCGAACCGGGCGACCACCTACCCGACGAGGTCGAGGCACCGGCGGACATCAACTGGATGGAGGAGCGGATCAGCGGCGGCGGCGCCCCGACCGCCTTCGGTCCGAACAACAGCGGCACCGGAGTCGGCGGCTCGACGCTGCACTGGGGAGCGTTCACGCCCCGTCCGAGTGCCCACGACCTGCACCTGGCGACCGAGTCGGGCAAGGGACACGACTGGCCGATCGACCACGCCGAGCTCATCCGGTACATCGAGCAGGTCGAGCACGACGTGGGAGTCGCCGGCCCCGAGCACTACCCGTGGGACCCGTCCCGCCGGTACTCGATGCGCCCGCCGGGCCGGAACGCGTCGTCCGACATGATGATGCGCGGCGCTGCGGCGGTCGGCATCACCGCCACCGACGCCCCGGTCGCCCTCACCACCGAGGACCGGCACCAGGAGCACCACGGTCTCCGGCACGCCTGCGTGTCGTGCGGCTCGTGCCACCAGGGTTGCCGGAACGGCGCGAAGGTGTCGATGGACACCACGTACCTGCCGGCCGCGGTCGCCTTCGGCGCCGAGATCCGTCCCGAGGCGTTCGTCCACGGCATCGAGCTCGACGCCCGTGGCGAGGTCGAGGCGGTCGTCTACCGCCAGGACGGCCGTGACCACCGGCAGCGCACCCGGGCCCTCGTGCTCGCCGCCGGTGGCGTGGAGACCCCGCGCCTGCTCCTGCACACCGGTCTGGCCAACAGCAGCGACCAGGTCGGCCGCAACTTCACCGCGCACGGCGCCACCCAGGTCTGGGCGCGGTTCGACGAGTCGATGCGCTCCTACCGCGGGTACCCGTCGTCGATCATCACCGAGGACTTCGTCCGTCCGTCCGACGCCGACTTCGCCGGCGGGTACCTCATCCAGAGCCTCGGCGTGCAGCCGCTGACCTTCGCCACCTCGCTGGTCCGTGGCGGCGGGCTGCGCGGTGCCGCCCTGGTGAAGGCGATGCGCGACTACCCGCAGATGGCCGGGGTCGGCATCAACGCCGAGTGCCTGCCGTACGAGGACAACCGGCTCGTGCTCGGGGAAGAGGTCGACGAGCACGGCATCCGGAAGGCCACGATCACCTTCACCCCGGGCGAGAACGAGGACGCGATCGGTCGCCACGCGGTGCGGACGATGACCGCGATCATCGAGGCGGCCGGGGGGAAGGACGTCCGGGTCCTCGAACGGACCGCGCACACCATCGGCACCGCACGGATGGGCGCGGACGCCGACAGTTCGGTCGTCGATGCGGCCGGACGATCGTGGGACGTCCCGAACCTGTGGGTCTGTGACAACTCGGTCTTCCCGAGCGCCGTCATCGCGAACCCGGCGCTGACGATCATGGCGCTGTCCCTGCGGACTGCCGACCGGATGCTCCGCGGCGACGCCGCTGCGGACCGCGCGGCGGGGCTGGTGGTCGCTGCCTGA
- a CDS encoding TerD family protein, with the protein MFGIGKKNKQDDAAGTAAPAPAPAAAGPVTDLGVVSGRISLEKRQTVSLRKTQKTTVTISWPNSTDYDVYALVRYRDGHVETVSQFGTKTDRAFTPRTADGAVVHLGDQRRGARGATTMADEVVEITLTPEIDRIVPVVYSAQSNGTGSFRRYRVGMTIDNGAGDVVEIAARDADSNDKVYSCVPGVITNGEQVHVEKVELYSAPKSERRPVVNADGTVTMDAGPVNAYK; encoded by the coding sequence ATGTTCGGGATCGGTAAGAAGAACAAGCAGGACGACGCAGCCGGCACGGCGGCACCGGCACCTGCGCCGGCGGCGGCCGGGCCCGTGACCGACCTGGGCGTCGTGTCGGGACGCATCAGCCTCGAGAAGCGTCAGACGGTCAGCCTGCGCAAGACCCAGAAGACCACGGTGACGATCTCGTGGCCGAACAGCACCGACTACGACGTGTACGCCCTGGTGCGCTACCGGGACGGCCACGTCGAGACCGTGTCCCAGTTCGGGACCAAGACCGACCGTGCGTTCACCCCGCGCACCGCCGACGGCGCCGTGGTGCACCTGGGGGACCAGCGGCGCGGTGCTCGGGGCGCGACGACGATGGCGGACGAGGTCGTCGAGATCACCCTGACGCCCGAGATCGACCGCATCGTGCCGGTCGTCTACTCGGCGCAGTCGAACGGCACTGGGTCCTTCCGGCGGTACAGGGTCGGCATGACGATCGACAACGGTGCGGGCGACGTCGTCGAGATCGCGGCGCGTGACGCCGACAGCAACGACAAGGTGTACTCGTGCGTGCCCGGTGTGATCACCAACGGCGAGCAGGTGCACGTCGAGAAGGTCGAGCTGTACTCGGCGCCGAAGTCCGAGCGGCGGCCGGTGGTGAACGCGGACGGCACGGTGACGATGGACGCCGGTCCGGTGAACGCGTACAAGTAG
- a CDS encoding MarR family transcriptional regulator has product MALRDFTLDDANALRRAIGDSTRAVRRTETTPEGQVETLGFLARDGAQSIAALARLRRVRHQSMRVTVADLEAQGLVERSPDPADARGVLVSLTAAGRTTIDDLRVRRSARVLAAAERALTPEERAVLAHAADAIVKLTAALETDGS; this is encoded by the coding sequence ATGGCCCTGCGCGACTTCACGCTCGACGACGCGAACGCGCTGCGCCGCGCGATCGGCGACAGCACCCGTGCCGTCCGCCGCACCGAGACCACACCCGAGGGCCAGGTCGAGACGCTCGGCTTCCTGGCCCGCGACGGCGCCCAGAGCATCGCCGCGCTGGCACGGCTCCGTCGCGTGCGGCACCAGTCGATGCGGGTGACGGTCGCCGACCTCGAGGCGCAGGGGCTCGTCGAGCGCTCACCCGACCCCGCCGACGCCCGCGGGGTGCTCGTCTCGCTCACCGCGGCCGGCCGGACCACGATCGACGACCTCCGGGTCCGGCGCTCGGCCCGTGTCCTGGCCGCTGCCGAGCGAGCCCTGACGCCGGAGGAGCGCGCCGTCCTCGCGCACGCGGCCGACGCGATCGTGAAGCTCACCGCGGCGCTGGAGACGGACGGCAGCTGA
- a CDS encoding acyl-CoA desaturase, with protein MTTESVITSPYRKTGTATGPRTGGTSTYSSLLQQVKDAGLLKRRRGFYWSMFVALVVATAACWVVFAQLGDSWFQLIVAGALGVLFTQFAFLSHEAAHRQVFDSRKWNDRAGRWLGTFVVGLSYSWWMNKHTRHHGNPNTVGKDPDIAPDGVVFIPEDAAATTGPMRWLVRHQGWLFFPLLTLEGINLHRHAVTSVLRGVEGKSDRRDRVVEGVMLAARFAIYLPIVFVFLPFGMACAFLGVQLAVFGVMMGASFAPNHKGMPTIAHDAKVDFFSRQVRTSRNIRGGWWVSFLMGGLNYQVEHHLFPSMPRPALKQARLLVRDHCDSLDVPYTETTLLRSYGIVVRYLNRVGLAARDPFDCPMTSELRIS; from the coding sequence ATGACCACCGAATCCGTGATCACCAGCCCCTACCGGAAGACCGGAACCGCGACCGGCCCCCGCACCGGCGGCACGTCGACCTACTCGTCGTTGCTGCAGCAGGTGAAGGACGCCGGGCTGCTCAAACGCCGTCGCGGCTTCTACTGGTCGATGTTCGTCGCCCTCGTCGTCGCGACCGCGGCGTGCTGGGTCGTCTTCGCGCAGCTCGGTGACTCCTGGTTCCAGCTGATCGTGGCCGGCGCGCTCGGCGTGCTGTTCACCCAGTTCGCGTTCCTGTCGCACGAGGCCGCGCACCGGCAGGTGTTCGACTCCCGCAAGTGGAACGACCGCGCCGGCCGCTGGCTCGGCACGTTCGTCGTCGGGCTGTCGTACTCGTGGTGGATGAACAAGCACACCCGTCACCACGGCAACCCGAACACCGTCGGCAAGGACCCGGACATCGCGCCGGACGGCGTCGTGTTCATCCCCGAGGACGCTGCCGCCACTACCGGCCCGATGCGCTGGCTCGTCCGGCACCAGGGCTGGCTGTTCTTCCCGCTCCTGACGCTCGAGGGCATCAACCTGCACCGCCACGCGGTGACCTCGGTGCTCCGTGGGGTCGAGGGCAAGAGCGACCGCCGTGACCGTGTGGTCGAGGGCGTCATGCTCGCGGCGCGCTTCGCGATCTACCTGCCCATCGTGTTCGTGTTCCTGCCGTTCGGGATGGCGTGTGCGTTCCTCGGGGTGCAGCTGGCCGTGTTCGGCGTGATGATGGGCGCCTCGTTCGCCCCGAACCACAAGGGCATGCCGACGATCGCGCACGACGCGAAGGTCGACTTCTTCTCCCGCCAGGTCCGCACCTCGCGCAACATCCGCGGCGGCTGGTGGGTGTCGTTCCTGATGGGTGGCCTGAACTACCAGGTCGAGCACCACCTGTTCCCCTCGATGCCCCGCCCCGCGCTGAAGCAGGCACGGCTGCTGGTCCGCGACCACTGCGACAGCCTCGACGTGCCCTACACAGAGACCACCCTGCTGCGCTCCTACGGCATCGTCGTCCGCTACCTCAACCGCGTCGGACTCGCAGCACGCGACCCGTTCGACTGCCCGATGACCAGCGAGCTCCGCATCAGCTGA
- a CDS encoding helix-turn-helix transcriptional regulator: MTSTLDVTARRAQTTARSADAVGPVRIEASGTSSDAVVADIGRLYDGREWQARTTDHAFAYRYSAVGDHDVTLRRSQIGGHIRGAIPRSPAPPLPDYVVQWITSGEGVPDVTQDRVPLQLDVPMLFPTCREFVFEYEDHDQRLVHMSRRLVHEVADEVFHTGQVTDLGIDHLRPLDPTAITQWRSSLSLLSRELRTGGVDTLLWHTLTRGTAAAFLRMYPVTVTALPPAVLLPRRARLRAAVEYVHEHVAEPLSVSDIAGAAGLSVRATQEAFQRHLDQTPMTYLLRTRLERVRRDLLQADVTGTSVQTIARRWGFAHLGRFSAAYRNEFGEYPRATLRR; the protein is encoded by the coding sequence ATGACCAGCACGCTCGACGTCACCGCCCGACGCGCCCAGACCACCGCGAGGTCGGCCGATGCGGTCGGACCGGTCCGGATCGAGGCCTCCGGGACCTCGAGCGACGCGGTCGTCGCGGACATCGGACGTCTCTACGACGGCCGCGAGTGGCAGGCCCGCACCACCGACCACGCGTTCGCCTACCGCTACAGCGCGGTCGGTGACCACGACGTCACGCTCCGCCGGTCCCAGATCGGCGGCCACATCCGGGGGGCCATCCCCCGCTCCCCCGCTCCCCCGCTCCCCGACTACGTCGTGCAGTGGATCACGTCCGGAGAGGGCGTGCCTGATGTCACACAGGACCGGGTGCCGCTCCAGCTCGACGTGCCGATGCTCTTCCCGACGTGCCGGGAGTTCGTCTTCGAGTACGAGGACCACGACCAGCGGCTCGTGCACATGTCCCGCCGGCTCGTGCACGAGGTCGCGGACGAGGTGTTCCACACCGGGCAGGTCACGGACCTCGGCATCGACCACCTCCGGCCCCTCGACCCGACAGCGATCACACAGTGGCGGAGCAGCCTGTCGTTGCTCTCGCGGGAGCTCCGGACCGGTGGGGTCGACACCCTCCTCTGGCACACGCTGACCCGCGGGACCGCGGCCGCGTTCCTCCGGATGTACCCGGTGACGGTGACGGCGCTGCCGCCTGCCGTGCTGCTGCCCCGCCGGGCCCGGTTGCGTGCCGCCGTCGAGTACGTCCACGAGCACGTCGCCGAGCCGCTGAGCGTGTCGGACATCGCCGGTGCCGCCGGGCTCAGCGTCCGGGCCACCCAGGAGGCGTTCCAGCGACACCTGGACCAGACCCCGATGACGTACCTGCTCCGCACCCGACTCGAGCGCGTCCGTCGGGACCTCCTGCAGGCGGACGTCACCGGCACCTCGGTGCAGACGATCGCCCGACGCTGGGGGTTCGCGCACCTCGGCCGGTTCTCGGCGGCGTACCGGAACGAGTTCGGCGAGTACCCGCGGGCGACGCTCCGGCGCTGA
- a CDS encoding ABC transporter permease — MTETAPRRGDVPQHPEFEAAVAGGSLGSEGPGSAHRYRNLVLGGIAILLLAMAMLTSYSSAFGNPTPNNVQLAVTGDADAIVALEQQGSLDLTVVASARQARAAVLDRDVDGAVVLPAPGKGGVTTYIASGGGRGLGQAISGVGDSIAAKLQTTNTATDLAPLPKKDPVGSVEFYAILFAGLGAALGATVFGRILGTVDTATKFVERSVVLVLYAGLLAGLITLWIDSGLGAVTVGPWAVFGVLWLTGVAIGGAVTGVAALGGTIAALAMTLALVILGNTSSGGPLGIHVLNDFFQTLSYVFPQGDALDLLRSVQYFDGAAVAVPIIRLGIWAGAGILLTLTAMLIRTRREAAARSGAGRGTVVLPSTSSS, encoded by the coding sequence GTGACTGAGACGGCACCTCGCCGGGGAGACGTCCCGCAGCACCCCGAGTTCGAAGCGGCGGTCGCCGGCGGTTCGCTCGGCTCCGAAGGGCCGGGGTCGGCCCATCGCTACCGCAACCTGGTCCTCGGTGGGATCGCGATCCTGCTCCTGGCGATGGCGATGCTGACGAGCTACTCGAGCGCGTTCGGCAACCCGACGCCGAACAACGTCCAGCTCGCGGTCACCGGCGACGCCGACGCGATCGTCGCGCTCGAGCAGCAGGGATCGCTGGACCTGACGGTCGTGGCGTCCGCTCGACAGGCGCGCGCCGCAGTGCTCGACCGTGACGTCGACGGCGCCGTCGTCCTGCCGGCACCCGGCAAGGGAGGCGTCACCACCTACATCGCCAGTGGTGGTGGGCGCGGCCTCGGCCAGGCGATCTCCGGTGTCGGCGACTCGATCGCGGCGAAGCTGCAGACCACCAACACGGCCACCGACCTCGCACCGCTGCCGAAGAAGGACCCGGTCGGATCGGTCGAGTTCTACGCGATCCTCTTCGCGGGGCTCGGCGCCGCCCTCGGCGCGACGGTGTTCGGACGCATCCTCGGCACGGTCGACACGGCGACGAAGTTCGTCGAGCGCAGTGTGGTCCTCGTCCTCTACGCCGGTCTGCTCGCCGGTCTGATCACCCTCTGGATCGACTCCGGTCTCGGGGCGGTCACGGTCGGTCCCTGGGCCGTGTTCGGCGTCCTCTGGCTGACCGGGGTCGCGATCGGGGGAGCGGTCACCGGTGTGGCCGCCCTGGGCGGGACCATCGCGGCACTCGCCATGACACTCGCCCTGGTGATCCTCGGCAACACGTCCTCCGGCGGTCCGCTCGGCATCCACGTCCTCAACGACTTCTTCCAGACACTCTCGTACGTCTTCCCCCAGGGCGACGCGCTCGACCTGCTCCGGTCCGTCCAGTACTTCGACGGCGCGGCCGTGGCCGTCCCGATCATCCGGCTGGGGATCTGGGCAGGAGCGGGCATCCTGCTCACCCTGACGGCGATGCTCATCCGGACCCGGCGAGAGGCTGCGGCGCGTTCCGGAGCCGGTCGCGGGACGGTGGTCCTGCCGTCGACCTCGTCGTCCTGA
- a CDS encoding DUF427 domain-containing protein, protein MTRRSPGHPTPDVPGPGQESVWDYPRPPRVERTPARVVVRLGGQVIADTTGAVRVLETSHPPVYYLPIADFAPDALVPTSGSSMCEFKGSASYFDVHGGDQVVGRGAWTYRTPWQGYGELRDLVAVYPSQMDSCEVAGERVRAQEGDFYGGWITADIVGPFKGEPGTLGW, encoded by the coding sequence ATGACCCGACGCAGCCCCGGCCACCCCACCCCCGACGTCCCCGGCCCCGGGCAGGAGTCGGTGTGGGACTACCCGCGCCCACCCCGGGTCGAACGGACCCCCGCCCGGGTCGTCGTCCGGCTCGGCGGACAGGTGATCGCCGACACGACCGGTGCTGTGCGCGTGCTGGAGACGAGCCACCCGCCGGTGTACTACCTGCCGATCGCGGACTTCGCGCCCGACGCCCTCGTCCCGACCAGCGGGTCGAGCATGTGCGAGTTCAAGGGCAGCGCCTCGTACTTCGACGTACACGGCGGCGACCAGGTCGTCGGTCGAGGTGCCTGGACCTACCGCACGCCGTGGCAGGGCTACGGCGAACTGCGCGACCTGGTGGCCGTGTACCCGTCGCAGATGGACTCGTGCGAGGTCGCCGGCGAACGCGTCCGCGCGCAGGAGGGCGACTTCTACGGCGGCTGGATCACCGCGGACATCGTCGGGCCGTTCAAGGGCGAGCCCGGGACGCTCGGGTGGTGA
- a CDS encoding helix-turn-helix domain-containing protein produces the protein MSELRTQTLEALRHYAVRYQESAHRFAAWMDLPMSDGAALGEVIWAENEGDPLSAARLRWRIGMTSGATNALVKRLEERGLVTRTRESVDRRIVTLRATDAARRRADGFFGTRVQGLEVALGQYDDGTLEVVREFLDRLAAVLPGDPGRTGDPDA, from the coding sequence ATGAGCGAGCTGCGGACCCAGACCCTCGAAGCCCTCCGCCACTACGCGGTCCGCTACCAGGAGTCGGCGCACCGCTTCGCGGCCTGGATGGACCTGCCGATGTCGGACGGCGCGGCGCTGGGCGAGGTGATCTGGGCGGAGAACGAGGGCGACCCGCTGTCGGCCGCGCGCCTCCGATGGCGGATCGGCATGACGTCCGGGGCGACCAACGCGCTGGTGAAGCGACTGGAGGAACGTGGCCTGGTCACACGCACGCGCGAGAGCGTGGACCGACGGATCGTGACGCTCCGCGCCACCGACGCAGCCCGTCGACGAGCCGACGGTTTCTTCGGGACGCGGGTCCAGGGTCTGGAGGTCGCGCTCGGCCAGTACGACGACGGAACGCTGGAGGTCGTCCGTGAGTTCCTGGACCGCCTGGCGGCGGTGTTGCCCGGAGACCCGGGCAGGACCGGGGATCCGGACGCCTGA
- a CDS encoding FAD-dependent monooxygenase, producing the protein MSTTPHHRPRVLVTGASIAGPTVAWGLDRSGFDVTLLERSPEQRTTGQNIDIRGLGRDVLRSMGLRDAVMQHLTGEQGTRFVREDGTPYAVFPRTEGEDGPTAEIEILRGTFAGILVDALPDSIDRRYGDFVVGAEQDDSGVRVRYDHGAPERFDLVVVAEGRSSRTRRILFADETEYRDFGVSIAYGTIDRTPDDVDLWDWYTASRGRVASIRPDNEGTIRASLSFESEPMGFERLPVDVQLSILRERFRGAGWQSERILDGFAARPDEFYTQRMEQVVVSRWSKGRVVLLGDAAWGSGPTGMGTTLSLVGAHVLAGELAGELTRAARGGDGTLAASAVRRAAGRYEGLLRGYADSAQGLPRGGAKLMHPSSRLGVRAVQTALRIAASAPVRRFAQANLLTSEKHVPVLPHYPTLQKV; encoded by the coding sequence ATGTCGACCACCCCGCACCACCGCCCCCGCGTCCTGGTCACCGGCGCGAGCATCGCCGGCCCCACCGTTGCCTGGGGCCTCGACCGCTCCGGGTTCGACGTCACGCTGCTGGAGCGCTCGCCGGAGCAGCGGACCACCGGCCAGAACATCGACATCCGCGGCCTCGGGCGGGACGTGCTGCGGAGCATGGGGCTCCGCGACGCCGTGATGCAGCACCTGACCGGCGAGCAGGGCACCCGCTTCGTCCGCGAGGACGGGACGCCCTACGCGGTGTTCCCCCGGACCGAGGGCGAGGACGGGCCCACCGCCGAGATCGAGATCCTCCGCGGGACGTTCGCCGGCATCCTGGTCGACGCGCTGCCGGACTCGATCGACCGACGCTACGGCGACTTCGTCGTGGGCGCCGAGCAGGACGACTCCGGTGTGCGGGTCCGCTACGACCACGGGGCTCCTGAACGCTTCGACCTGGTCGTCGTCGCCGAGGGCCGCAGCTCCCGCACCCGGCGCATCCTGTTCGCGGACGAGACCGAGTACCGCGACTTCGGCGTGAGCATCGCCTACGGCACGATCGACCGCACCCCGGACGACGTCGACCTCTGGGACTGGTACACGGCATCGCGCGGTCGGGTCGCCTCGATCCGTCCGGACAACGAGGGCACGATCCGGGCGAGCCTGTCCTTCGAGTCGGAGCCGATGGGCTTCGAGCGCCTGCCGGTCGACGTGCAGCTCTCGATCCTGCGCGAGCGCTTCCGCGGCGCGGGATGGCAGTCGGAGCGCATCCTCGACGGCTTCGCGGCGCGTCCCGACGAGTTCTACACACAGCGCATGGAGCAGGTCGTGGTCTCGCGCTGGAGCAAGGGGCGGGTGGTCCTGCTCGGTGACGCCGCGTGGGGGTCCGGCCCGACGGGCATGGGCACGACGCTCTCGTTGGTCGGCGCGCACGTGCTGGCCGGTGAGCTGGCCGGCGAGCTGACCCGAGCCGCGCGGGGCGGTGACGGCACCCTCGCCGCGAGCGCGGTGCGCCGAGCTGCCGGACGCTACGAGGGCCTCCTGCGCGGGTACGCCGACAGCGCGCAGGGGCTGCCGCGCGGCGGCGCGAAGCTCATGCACCCGTCGTCCCGTCTCGGAGTCCGCGCTGTGCAGACCGCCCTCCGGATCGCTGCGTCCGCCCCGGTGCGGAGGTTCGCGCAGGCGAACCTGCTGACCAGCGAGAAGCACGTGCCGGTGCTGCCGCACTACCCGACCCTCCAGAAGGTGTGA